One genomic window of Psychrobacillus sp. INOP01 includes the following:
- the galU gene encoding UTP--glucose-1-phosphate uridylyltransferase GalU: protein MQKVRKAIIPAAGLGTRFLPATKAMPKEMLPIVDKPTIQYIVEEAIESGIEDIIIVTGRGKRAIEDHFDNSFELEQLLEDKGKMDVLADVRKSSKIDIHYIRQKEPKGLGHAVWCARKFIGEEPFAVLLGDDIVQAETPGLKQLMNVFDKKQTSVIGVQQVEDYQTHRYGIIDPLTQVGRTYEVRNFVEKPAAGTAPSNLAIMGRYILTPEIFSFLDKQERGAGGEIQLTDAIQYLNEVQTVYAYDFEGKRYDVGEKLGFIQTTVEIALGRDELRGELLQYLEQLMESMKVK, encoded by the coding sequence ATGCAAAAAGTTAGAAAAGCCATTATACCAGCTGCAGGATTAGGAACACGCTTCCTCCCTGCGACAAAAGCAATGCCCAAAGAAATGCTGCCAATAGTAGACAAACCGACCATTCAATATATTGTCGAAGAGGCGATTGAATCTGGTATTGAAGATATCATTATTGTAACAGGGAGAGGTAAAAGAGCGATTGAAGATCATTTCGATAACTCCTTTGAACTGGAGCAGCTACTCGAAGACAAAGGGAAAATGGATGTCTTAGCAGATGTTCGAAAATCCTCCAAAATCGATATCCACTACATCCGTCAAAAAGAACCAAAAGGCCTCGGACATGCAGTATGGTGTGCACGTAAATTCATCGGGGAAGAGCCATTTGCCGTATTACTCGGAGACGACATTGTCCAAGCAGAAACACCAGGCTTAAAACAATTGATGAACGTATTTGATAAAAAACAAACATCCGTTATTGGTGTTCAACAAGTAGAAGACTATCAAACGCATCGTTATGGAATTATAGATCCCCTAACGCAAGTGGGTCGTACATACGAAGTCCGAAATTTTGTGGAAAAACCAGCTGCTGGAACGGCTCCATCGAATCTAGCTATTATGGGCCGATATATTTTAACTCCTGAGATATTTAGTTTCTTGGATAAACAAGAACGAGGTGCAGGTGGGGAGATTCAACTGACGGATGCCATTCAATATTTGAATGAAGTGCAGACTGTATATGCTTACGACTTTGAGGGTAAGCGGTATGATGTTGGGGAGAAGTTAGGGTTTATACAGACTACTGTTGAGATTGCTTTGGGTAGAGATGAGTTGAGAGGGGAATTGCTTCAGTATCTCGAACAGCTCATGGAGAGTATGAAAGTAAAGTAG
- a CDS encoding sugar transferase, translating into MYMKIKRLIDVILSLCGLTVLSPVFLILIIAIKLESKGPVLFKQKRIGINKVNFNIFKFRTMRIDTPKDTPTHLLADPEQYITKMGKFLRKTSLDELPQIWNIFVGQMSIIGPRPALWNQYDLIEERDKYGANDVPPGLTGWAQINGRDELPIGIKAKLDGEYVGKIGFWMDVRCFFGTVVSVVRSDGIVEGGTGSKEKLKNNKISGSSSGQ; encoded by the coding sequence ATGTATATGAAAATTAAAAGATTGATAGATGTCATACTTTCATTATGCGGACTTACTGTTCTATCACCGGTATTCTTAATATTAATTATAGCAATTAAATTGGAATCAAAAGGACCAGTCCTCTTTAAACAAAAAAGAATCGGAATTAATAAGGTCAATTTTAATATTTTTAAATTCAGAACGATGAGAATAGATACACCAAAGGACACTCCAACTCATTTATTAGCAGACCCAGAGCAGTATATAACGAAAATGGGTAAGTTTTTAAGAAAAACTTCACTTGACGAGCTTCCTCAGATTTGGAATATCTTTGTTGGACAGATGAGTATTATTGGTCCGAGACCGGCACTATGGAATCAATACGATTTAATAGAAGAAAGAGACAAATATGGTGCTAATGATGTGCCGCCTGGCTTGACAGGTTGGGCTCAGATTAATGGTAGAGATGAGCTTCCTATTGGGATTAAGGCGAAGCTGGATGGGGAGTATGTTGGGAAGATTGGGTTTTGGATGGATGTTAGGTGCTTCTTTGGGACTGTTGTTAGTGTTGTTAGGAGTGATGGGATTGTTGAAGGTGGGACAGGATCTAAGGAAAAACTTAAGAATAATAAAATCTCAGGATCTTCTTCAGGACAGTAA
- a CDS encoding SDR family oxidoreductase, whose product MLLVTGITGHTGRYFLQELINNKYEGPIRCVVRETSNTSLLDNSSLKIEKVVGDLDDNEFIERIMDSVDTVMHIYNIHHSPMIVNAAIKNKLKRAILVHTTGIYSEFKHASEGYKNIEEKISVLTNDPKCPTSITILRPSMIYGDLCDSNMSKFIKMIDKLRIMPVINGGNSLIQPVNARDLGKAFYKVLMSPIETSSKAYELSGEKPIKMIDVFKLINKELNKKTTYVSVPLGLGMLMASILKIVSKRKIDYVERVQRMGEDRIYSHVNATQDFGYKPIPFEKGIHVEVEEYILKNRKQP is encoded by the coding sequence ATGTTATTAGTCACAGGCATTACTGGTCATACAGGGAGATATTTTTTACAAGAACTTATTAATAACAAATACGAAGGTCCTATTCGTTGTGTTGTCAGAGAAACTTCTAACACTTCACTATTAGATAATAGCAGCTTAAAAATAGAAAAGGTTGTAGGAGATTTAGATGATAATGAATTTATTGAAAGAATAATGGATAGTGTTGATACTGTAATGCACATCTATAATATTCACCATTCTCCAATGATAGTCAATGCAGCTATAAAAAATAAATTAAAGAGAGCAATACTGGTACATACCACGGGGATTTACTCGGAATTCAAGCATGCATCGGAAGGATATAAAAATATTGAAGAAAAAATCTCAGTATTGACTAATGATCCAAAGTGTCCAACAAGCATAACGATACTTAGACCTTCGATGATATATGGAGATTTATGTGATAGCAATATGAGCAAATTTATAAAAATGATTGATAAGCTTAGAATTATGCCTGTAATCAATGGTGGTAATAGTTTAATTCAACCAGTTAATGCTAGAGATTTAGGAAAAGCCTTTTATAAAGTATTGATGTCACCAATTGAAACATCGAGTAAGGCTTATGAACTTTCAGGTGAAAAACCGATAAAAATGATTGATGTATTTAAGTTAATCAATAAAGAACTTAATAAAAAAACTACTTATGTTAGTGTGCCATTAGGATTAGGTATGTTAATGGCAAGTATTTTAAAGATAGTATCCAAACGAAAAATTGACTATGTAGAGAGGGTTCAAAGAATGGGTGAAGATAGAATTTATTCTCATGTTAATGCAACCCAAGATTTTGGTTATAAGCCGATTCCTTTTGAAAAAGGGATACATGTAGAAGTCGAAGAATACATATTGAAAAATAGAAAACAACCTTAA
- a CDS encoding glycosyltransferase family 4 protein, translating into MKIAVLSSHTSSLFWFRMDMMKDFIKEGHTVIALGSEPEAKWKREFEQYSIDYRQLNVERNGMNPLRDLSTLRALNKFMKKEKPDKIFTYQAKTIVYGSIAAKVNGISEVYPLIAGLGSIFRGKGFKNIIVKSIMKLEYWIACKCSKKVFFQNHDDKNEFIQNGLIKDEKTVIINGSGVNLEKFKQTLLPEETVFLFIGRLIKDKGIIEYLEACKQIKNKFPHVRCLLVGPYDSNPSALKPEELQPYIDTNIIEYFGEQSDVRPFIAQCSTYLLPSYHEGTPKTVLEAMAMGRAIITSDAPGCRETVIDGENGYLVKVKDVQGLVDKMDYLINHQDISRLMGNESAKIAIEKYDVKIVNEAIMQTMELF; encoded by the coding sequence ATGAAGATAGCGGTACTTTCTAGTCATACTTCATCGTTGTTTTGGTTCCGGATGGATATGATGAAAGACTTTATAAAAGAGGGCCATACAGTTATTGCTTTAGGATCTGAGCCAGAAGCTAAATGGAAGAGAGAGTTTGAACAATACAGTATAGATTATAGACAGTTGAATGTTGAGAGAAATGGAATGAATCCACTTAGAGATTTGAGTACTTTAAGGGCACTTAATAAGTTTATGAAGAAGGAAAAGCCTGACAAAATATTTACTTATCAGGCTAAAACTATTGTTTATGGGAGTATAGCTGCTAAGGTAAATGGTATTTCTGAAGTTTATCCTTTGATAGCAGGTCTTGGTTCGATATTCCGTGGTAAAGGCTTTAAAAATATAATAGTAAAATCAATCATGAAACTTGAATACTGGATTGCTTGTAAATGCAGTAAAAAAGTTTTTTTTCAGAATCATGATGATAAAAATGAATTTATACAAAATGGGTTAATAAAAGATGAGAAGACTGTAATAATAAATGGTTCAGGAGTCAATCTTGAAAAATTCAAACAAACTCTTTTGCCAGAGGAAACAGTATTTCTTTTTATAGGAAGGCTTATAAAAGATAAAGGAATAATAGAATATTTGGAAGCTTGTAAACAAATAAAGAACAAATTTCCACACGTTCGCTGTTTACTAGTAGGTCCTTATGATAGTAATCCTTCTGCATTAAAACCAGAAGAACTTCAACCATATATCGATACCAATATTATTGAATATTTTGGGGAACAAAGTGATGTGAGACCATTCATCGCTCAATGCAGTACTTATTTATTACCATCTTATCATGAAGGAACACCTAAAACGGTCCTAGAAGCAATGGCGATGGGGAGAGCTATCATTACTAGTGACGCACCAGGGTGTAGAGAGACGGTCATTGATGGGGAAAATGGATATTTGGTTAAAGTAAAAGATGTTCAAGGATTAGTAGATAAAATGGATTACCTAATTAATCATCAAGACATAAGCAGGCTTATGGGAAATGAAAGCGCGAAGATTGCAATAGAGAAATATGACGTGAAAATTGTTAATGAAGCTATTATGCAGACAATGGAGTTATTTTAA
- a CDS encoding nucleotide sugar dehydrogenase, protein MTLYEKIFNKEEKISLIGLGYVGMPIAVEFAKKVNVIGFDVNREKVELYKNGIDPTKEVGNEVIKNTTVDFTSDELKLKEAKFHIVAVPTPVKENRTPDLIPIESASRTLGKNLTKGSIVVYESTVYPGVTEDICVPILERESGLKCGVDFKVGYSPERINPGDHEHRLATIIKVVSGMDKETLDIVAKVYELVVDVGVYKAESIKVAEAAKVIENSQRDINIAFMNELSIIFNKMDIDTKAVLEAAGTKWNFLKFSPGLVGGHCIGVDPYYLTYKAEQLGYHSQIILSGRKINDDMGKYVAESTVKKMIKANKQINGSKVAIFGVTFKENCPDVRNTKVVDVIRELEEYGVEVKVVDPAADREDLFREYNINLCEVEDIKGMDAVIFAVPHEEFKNISLEDVKGMYIPFSYIQSEVLSEVAATSEFEVCDGKHNRVLMDIKGMFNRQEAEKTGLSYWRL, encoded by the coding sequence ATGACTTTATATGAAAAAATTTTTAATAAAGAAGAAAAAATTTCATTAATTGGACTAGGATATGTTGGGATGCCAATAGCAGTAGAATTTGCAAAAAAGGTGAACGTAATTGGATTCGACGTTAATAGAGAAAAAGTTGAACTTTATAAAAATGGTATAGATCCTACAAAAGAAGTAGGAAACGAGGTAATCAAGAATACCACTGTTGACTTTACTTCAGATGAATTAAAACTAAAAGAAGCGAAATTCCATATTGTTGCAGTACCAACACCAGTAAAAGAGAATCGTACACCGGATTTAATACCAATTGAATCAGCTAGTAGAACGCTTGGTAAAAACTTAACAAAAGGTTCCATTGTTGTTTATGAATCTACTGTTTATCCAGGTGTCACCGAAGATATTTGTGTTCCGATTCTAGAAAGAGAATCTGGCTTGAAATGTGGTGTAGATTTTAAAGTAGGATATTCACCTGAAAGAATTAATCCTGGTGATCATGAACATAGACTAGCAACGATTATAAAAGTAGTTTCAGGTATGGATAAAGAAACATTAGATATCGTTGCAAAAGTATACGAGTTAGTAGTAGATGTTGGAGTGTATAAAGCTGAAAGTATAAAAGTAGCTGAAGCAGCAAAAGTTATTGAAAATTCTCAGCGTGATATCAATATCGCCTTCATGAACGAGTTATCCATAATTTTTAATAAAATGGACATTGATACTAAAGCAGTGCTTGAGGCAGCAGGTACGAAGTGGAACTTCCTTAAATTCTCTCCTGGTCTTGTTGGTGGTCATTGTATAGGTGTAGATCCATACTATCTTACATATAAGGCAGAACAATTAGGTTATCATTCTCAAATTATTCTTTCTGGAAGAAAAATAAATGACGATATGGGTAAGTATGTTGCTGAAAGTACTGTAAAGAAAATGATAAAAGCAAACAAACAAATAAATGGCTCCAAAGTTGCTATTTTTGGTGTTACCTTTAAAGAAAATTGTCCCGATGTTCGAAATACTAAAGTAGTAGATGTAATTAGAGAGTTAGAAGAATACGGAGTAGAGGTGAAAGTTGTAGACCCAGCAGCAGATAGAGAAGATCTATTTAGAGAATATAACATTAATCTATGTGAAGTAGAAGATATAAAGGGAATGGATGCAGTTATCTTCGCAGTACCACATGAAGAGTTTAAAAATATTTCTTTAGAAGATGTAAAAGGAATGTACATTCCTTTTAGTTATATTCAGTCAGAAGTTTTGAGTGAAGTAGCCGCAACATCGGAATTTGAAGTATGTGACGGTAAACATAATCGTGTATTAATGGATATCAAAGGAATGTTTAATAGACAAGAGGCTGAGAAAACAGGCCTTTCATATTGGAGGTTATGA
- a CDS encoding SDR family oxidoreductase has protein sequence MGYANIKFPEGSRFLVTGSAGFIGSNLVEAILKLGYQVRGLDNFSTGKKENVEMFIENPNYEFVEGDIRDLDTCMNVCEGIDFVLHQAAWGSVPRSIEMPLLYEEINIKGTLNMMEAARQNRVKKFVYASSSSVYGDEPNLPKREGREGKVLSPYSLTKKVDEEYGRLYTKLYSLDTYGMRYFNVFGRRQNPDGAYAAVIPKFIKQLLNDDSPTINGDGKQSRDFTYIENVIEANLKACNASHEAAGQAYNIAYGGREYLIDIYVQLSNALGKDIQPIFGPDRKGDIKHSNADISKAKEMLGYDPEWSFERGIVAAIEWYKENYL, from the coding sequence ATGGGATATGCAAATATTAAGTTTCCAGAAGGATCTAGATTTTTAGTGACTGGGTCAGCTGGTTTTATAGGTTCCAATTTGGTGGAAGCAATTCTCAAACTCGGTTATCAAGTTAGAGGACTTGATAACTTTTCAACGGGTAAAAAAGAAAACGTCGAAATGTTTATTGAAAATCCAAACTATGAATTTGTAGAGGGCGATATTCGTGATTTAGATACATGTATGAATGTATGTGAGGGAATCGACTTTGTATTACACCAAGCAGCGTGGGGAAGTGTACCAAGAAGTATCGAAATGCCATTACTATATGAAGAAATTAATATTAAAGGTACATTAAATATGATGGAAGCTGCTAGACAAAATAGAGTTAAGAAGTTTGTTTATGCATCAAGTTCTTCTGTATATGGAGACGAGCCAAATCTTCCTAAACGAGAAGGAAGAGAAGGGAAAGTTTTGTCACCTTACTCTCTTACCAAAAAGGTGGACGAGGAGTACGGGAGACTTTATACCAAGTTATATAGTCTTGATACGTATGGGATGCGTTATTTCAACGTATTTGGTAGAAGACAAAATCCTGATGGTGCATATGCAGCAGTTATTCCTAAGTTTATTAAACAATTGCTTAATGATGATTCTCCAACTATTAATGGTGATGGGAAGCAGAGTAGGGATTTTACTTATATCGAGAATGTAATTGAGGCAAACTTGAAAGCTTGTAATGCATCCCATGAAGCAGCGGGACAAGCGTATAATATAGCTTATGGTGGAAGAGAATATTTGATTGATATCTATGTCCAGCTGTCTAATGCCTTAGGGAAAGATATTCAGCCGATATTTGGACCTGATCGTAAGGGAGATATTAAACATAGTAATGCTGATATTTCTAAAGCTAAAGAAATGCTGGGGTATGATCCTGAATGGAGTTTTGAACGAGGAATTGTGGCTGCAATCGAGTGGTATAAGGAGAATTATTTGTAA
- a CDS encoding glycosyltransferase family 1 protein: MTEPIRVLQVFAQMNRGGAETMIMNLYRNIDRSKIQFDFIVHTEEKCAFDDEIYKLGGKIFRVPAYKGKNHMNYVKSWRNFFEQQPEYNIIHGHVRSTAAIYLKIAKKYKLVTIAHSHSISSGTGLSAKVKDVIQYPIRNIADYLLACSKPAGEWLFGEIACKRNNFYILNNAIDTKKFVYSEKIRNGKRNEFPIKNKLVLGHVGRFNASKNHDFLIDIFKAVCDRNENAVLMLVGDGELRKTIEKKVNDLDLGEKVIFTGVREDIDELIQAMDMFVFPSLYEGLGIVLIEAQVSGLPCVVSDKIPKEAIITSNVEQVRLNNSPKIWSEVILTRLEGYERISPIVEIKNHGYDIEDSQRWLQKFYLGLVKKDETRICI; this comes from the coding sequence ATGACAGAACCAATTAGAGTTTTACAGGTTTTTGCTCAAATGAATAGAGGTGGAGCAGAAACTATGATAATGAATCTGTATCGTAATATAGACCGCTCTAAAATTCAGTTCGACTTTATTGTGCACACGGAAGAAAAATGCGCCTTTGATGATGAAATATATAAGCTGGGAGGAAAGATTTTTCGAGTACCAGCTTATAAAGGTAAAAATCACATGAATTATGTGAAGAGTTGGCGAAACTTTTTTGAACAACAACCGGAATATAACATAATTCATGGTCACGTTAGAAGTACAGCGGCAATTTATTTGAAAATAGCCAAAAAGTATAAATTAGTTACGATTGCGCATAGCCATAGTATATCCTCAGGAACTGGTCTGTCAGCAAAGGTAAAAGATGTAATTCAATATCCAATTAGAAATATTGCAGATTATCTCTTGGCTTGTTCTAAACCAGCTGGTGAGTGGTTATTTGGCGAAATAGCTTGTAAAAGAAACAATTTCTATATACTCAATAATGCAATAGATACTAAAAAGTTTGTTTACAGTGAAAAAATTAGAAATGGGAAAAGAAATGAATTTCCAATAAAAAATAAACTTGTTCTCGGTCATGTTGGCAGGTTTAATGCATCGAAGAACCATGATTTTTTGATTGATATTTTTAAAGCAGTTTGTGATAGAAATGAAAATGCAGTGTTAATGTTAGTCGGAGATGGGGAACTACGTAAAACAATTGAAAAAAAGGTTAATGATTTAGATTTGGGAGAAAAGGTGATATTTACAGGTGTTAGAGAGGACATAGATGAGTTAATACAAGCAATGGACATGTTTGTTTTTCCATCACTATATGAGGGGCTTGGTATAGTACTTATCGAAGCACAGGTCTCAGGTTTACCATGTGTGGTCTCAGATAAGATTCCGAAAGAAGCGATTATTACAAGTAATGTTGAACAAGTTCGATTAAATAATTCCCCCAAAATTTGGAGCGAAGTTATTCTAACAAGATTAGAAGGTTACGAGCGTATAAGTCCTATTGTAGAGATTAAGAACCATGGTTATGATATAGAGGATAGTCAGAGGTGGCTTCAAAAATTTTACTTAGGATTGGTGAAAAAGGATGAAACTCGTATTTGTATCTGA
- a CDS encoding glycosyltransferase, whose protein sequence is MKLVFVSDNGFSVENGRYYYSGANVQHYATVTKNFEDITFIARNKPYDQSGNLISEKYQVHLVDSITDGKNVIKSYKRLDSILDDAVKKSDIVMCFGINGYLAYKKAKKYNKPTIAYVGGCVFDILKNMDSKLKRISAPFIMLLIKEMVKNATYAHYVDQYLLERYPTKGKYLICPSAKIEINQTAIIKRQKKIENHSGTITIGLIGYTHNKIKGIDTAIKALQILGDGYKLQVVGRGNHNWLIELAKSLGVENQVEFLGILPSRREVFKWLDEIDVYIQPSLTEGMPRATIEAMSRGCPVVSTNAGGLVTLIDKNFRIMTNDYKGLASKIKILGKDNSIKLIEAKGNFETSKRFNFSILDQKRQEFYKIVKDTMRKSHRLDVK, encoded by the coding sequence ATGAAACTCGTATTTGTATCTGATAATGGTTTTAGTGTGGAAAATGGTAGATATTATTATAGTGGGGCAAATGTACAACATTATGCTACTGTAACAAAAAATTTTGAAGATATTACTTTTATAGCACGAAATAAGCCTTATGATCAATCAGGTAATCTAATCTCAGAAAAATACCAAGTACATTTAGTTGATTCCATCACAGATGGGAAAAATGTTATTAAAAGTTATAAAAGGCTAGACAGTATTCTTGATGATGCGGTTAAAAAGAGTGATATTGTTATGTGTTTTGGAATTAATGGATATCTGGCATATAAAAAGGCTAAGAAGTATAATAAGCCAACAATTGCATATGTTGGTGGTTGTGTATTTGATATCTTAAAAAATATGGATTCTAAATTAAAAAGAATTTCAGCACCATTTATTATGTTATTAATAAAAGAAATGGTTAAAAACGCAACCTATGCACATTATGTAGATCAATATCTATTAGAAAGATACCCCACTAAAGGGAAGTATTTGATTTGTCCGAGTGCTAAAATTGAAATTAACCAAACTGCAATAATTAAGCGTCAAAAAAAAATTGAAAACCATAGTGGTACGATAACAATTGGTTTAATAGGATATACACATAACAAAATAAAAGGGATTGATACTGCAATAAAGGCCTTACAGATTTTAGGTGATGGCTATAAACTCCAAGTTGTTGGTAGAGGGAATCATAATTGGTTAATAGAATTAGCTAAATCTCTTGGAGTTGAAAATCAAGTTGAGTTTTTAGGAATTTTACCAAGTAGGAGAGAAGTGTTTAAATGGCTGGATGAGATTGATGTTTATATTCAACCTAGTTTAACTGAGGGAATGCCAAGAGCTACAATAGAGGCAATGTCGAGAGGTTGTCCAGTTGTTTCAACAAATGCAGGAGGTTTAGTGACTTTAATAGATAAAAACTTTAGGATTATGACTAATGATTATAAAGGACTAGCCTCTAAAATAAAGATATTAGGGAAAGATAATTCTATAAAGTTAATTGAGGCAAAAGGAAACTTTGAAACCTCTAAAAGATTTAATTTTAGTATATTAGATCAGAAAAGACAGGAATTTTATAAGATAGTTAAGGATACGATGAGGAAATCTCATAGATTAGATGTCAAATAA
- a CDS encoding glycosyltransferase family 1 protein, with translation MIRVLQIVGAMDRGGIETFLMNIYRNIDRNKVQFDFLVHTDKKCAFDEEIKSLGGNIFSVVPRRQGYFKNKKSLDEFFKTNNEYKVVHQHLSSLTYVEPLRAAESNNILCRIVHSHNTRQGGSKIHKYIHRINQFSIKSYATDYFACSDLAAKWTYPKKLYNDHKFKVINNGINSEKFIFHQAIREQKRKELGIVNKFVIGHVGRFHPQKNHDFVIDVFKKIHDKNKDSVLMLVGDGEHRLRIERKVKDLGLSRSVIFTGVRTDVPELFQAMDMFLFPSLYEGLGIVLIEAQASGLKCFTSDRVVPKEVKMSNILLNFISLEQSPQKWADEILKCKGYARKDTTDIIKKAEFDIHPIAEELQKWYELKAHSVLITSN, from the coding sequence ATGATTAGAGTATTACAAATTGTTGGTGCTATGGATCGTGGTGGAATTGAGACTTTTCTAATGAATATATATAGAAATATTGATAGAAATAAGGTGCAATTTGATTTTTTAGTGCACACAGATAAAAAATGTGCGTTTGATGAGGAAATCAAAAGCCTAGGTGGGAATATTTTTTCTGTAGTACCACGTAGACAGGGTTATTTTAAAAATAAAAAGTCGTTAGATGAATTTTTTAAAACTAATAATGAGTATAAAGTTGTACATCAACATTTAAGCTCGTTAACATATGTCGAGCCATTAAGAGCAGCTGAAAGTAATAATATTCTTTGTAGAATAGTTCATAGTCATAACACAAGACAAGGTGGAAGCAAGATACACAAGTATATTCATCGTATAAACCAGTTCTCAATTAAATCCTATGCTACAGACTATTTTGCTTGCTCAGATTTAGCCGCGAAATGGACGTATCCTAAAAAGTTATATAATGATCATAAGTTTAAAGTGATAAATAATGGTATTAATTCAGAGAAGTTTATATTTCATCAGGCAATTAGGGAACAAAAACGTAAAGAATTAGGCATTGTAAACAAATTCGTAATTGGTCATGTAGGAAGATTTCATCCGCAAAAAAACCATGATTTTGTGATTGATGTTTTTAAAAAGATTCACGACAAGAATAAAGATAGTGTATTAATGTTAGTTGGAGATGGAGAACATAGGTTACGAATAGAAAGAAAAGTAAAAGATTTGGGATTATCCAGGAGCGTAATTTTTACTGGTGTGAGAACTGATGTTCCAGAGTTGTTTCAAGCAATGGATATGTTTTTATTTCCGTCACTTTATGAAGGATTAGGTATTGTATTAATTGAAGCACAGGCATCGGGTCTTAAATGTTTTACGTCGGACAGAGTTGTGCCAAAGGAAGTCAAGATGAGTAATATTCTGTTGAATTTTATTTCCTTAGAACAATCGCCACAGAAGTGGGCGGATGAGATTTTGAAGTGTAAAGGTTATGCTAGAAAAGACACGACGGATATTATAAAAAAGGCTGAATTTGATATTCATCCAATAGCGGAGGAACTTCAGAAATGGTACGAGTTAAAAGCACATTCAGTTCTAATAACATCAAACTGA
- a CDS encoding EpsG family protein gives MVRVKSTFSSNNIKLKSLNLRNSVSNKKEVDVFVIYLYFFVALGMCFLLPEEHFSTAFYYTALILSAVMFAGIAQRCKTTFFLNVFMGISFLVLFFNLGFRNYSGIDDESYINIFLDVSQNGWFSKFQQSTMEPGYLILNQLVSLFTENYLYMQLTSSFIPLFLFYYGFKKYRNLISIPMAVFLLCTFLYFQILSVGLVRMFIAMSIVFNAFYYIPQRNIKRYVLLIIIASLFHYSALFMLVLTYFALNKDNLSKRTKRFVVIGFVATPFIYIAIANYLVPLMGSRYSNYGTVDSLSLGLSSFDTFPILLLLFLFHKKFSNEKADYFKIFLAIYALSCIISFYSSMVSLGRLIFYANLGFFLATSMVSKYLNRNSKKLVFHAVIVLYGFLYVYRAQFTLVEHIPNLFPYQNIFFLF, from the coding sequence ATGGTACGAGTTAAAAGCACATTCAGTTCTAATAACATCAAACTGAAGTCTTTGAATCTAAGAAATAGTGTTTCGAATAAAAAAGAAGTAGATGTATTTGTTATTTATTTGTACTTCTTTGTAGCCTTAGGAATGTGTTTCCTTTTACCTGAAGAGCACTTCAGTACAGCATTTTATTATACCGCCCTAATATTAAGTGCCGTAATGTTTGCTGGCATTGCACAGAGATGTAAAACAACATTTTTTTTAAATGTATTCATGGGGATATCATTTTTAGTTTTGTTCTTTAATTTGGGATTCAGAAATTATTCTGGGATTGATGATGAATCTTATATCAATATTTTTCTTGATGTTTCACAAAATGGCTGGTTTTCAAAATTTCAACAGTCAACAATGGAACCCGGATATTTAATCCTTAATCAATTAGTATCGTTGTTCACTGAAAATTACTTATATATGCAATTAACATCTTCTTTTATACCATTATTCTTATTTTATTATGGTTTTAAGAAATATAGGAATTTAATAAGCATTCCTATGGCTGTATTTTTATTATGTACATTTCTATACTTTCAGATACTCTCTGTAGGTCTTGTAAGAATGTTTATTGCAATGAGTATAGTATTTAATGCGTTTTATTATATTCCTCAGAGAAATATAAAAAGATATGTGTTATTAATTATAATTGCTAGTTTGTTTCATTATTCAGCACTATTTATGTTAGTGTTAACCTATTTTGCATTAAACAAGGATAACCTTTCAAAAAGGACAAAGCGATTTGTTGTTATTGGATTTGTAGCAACACCGTTTATATATATAGCTATTGCAAATTATTTAGTACCATTGATGGGAAGTAGATATTCGAATTATGGTACCGTAGATAGTTTGAGTTTAGGTTTATCAAGTTTTGATACATTTCCAATTTTATTATTATTATTTTTATTTCATAAAAAATTCAGCAACGAAAAAGCAGATTATTTTAAGATATTTTTAGCTATATATGCATTATCATGTATTATATCCTTTTATAGCAGTATGGTTTCGTTAGGAAGGCTAATTTTCTACGCTAATCTTGGCTTTTTTTTAGCTACTTCAATGGTTAGTAAATACTTGAATCGTAATTCAAAAAAATTGGTTTTCCATGCGGTAATAGTTTTATATGGATTTTTATATGTCTATAGAGCACAGTTTACATTAGTAGAACATATCCCTAATTTATTCCCATATCAAAATATATTTTTTTTATTTTAA